One Oncorhynchus clarkii lewisi isolate Uvic-CL-2024 chromosome 32, UVic_Ocla_1.0, whole genome shotgun sequence DNA window includes the following coding sequences:
- the LOC139391631 gene encoding H-2 class I histocompatibility antigen, Q10 alpha chain-like isoform X2 → MYTFILFVFYFSTECIVQSQSEIYSLNYIYTALSKPVELPGIHEFTAMGLMNNRQIDYYDSVDKKKIPKQDWMREKLPADYWEKGTQSRKSKEQWFKVNVDILMNRMRHNNTDVHILQWRHGCEIDKQPGGTLKFMKGTDQYSYDGDDFLAFDDANMQWVAPVDQALPTKRKWDGVQILNQYTKGYLEKECVDWLSKFMEYGDKEFSKADSPPNIYVFANKAKTAGNVRLTCMATGFYPKDVIINFKKNGIQLNKNDGVLSTGARPNNDDTYQIRMSVQIPEADKQTYECFVNHITLNESIMEKWDGTCRDCSQSTVAIIAIIIGGAAAIGIIIVLFRWKKGKICAGNTGALPPTGIQALLNGKDGGSINSSDSGKGSQKERSSDGASEEEVKIPMLPN, encoded by the exons ATGTATACGTTTatattatttgttttttatttctcGACGGAATGTATTGTTCAGAGCCAAAGCG AGATCTACTCGTTGAATTACATCTACACTGCCCTCTCAAAGCCAGTTGAATTGcctggtatccatgagttcactGCCATGGGCCTGATGAATAACAGACAAATCGATTACTATGACAGTGTGGATAAAAAGAAGATTCCCAAACAGGACTGGATGAGGGAGAAGCTGCCAGCAGACTACTGGGAAAAAGGCACTCAGTCACGCAAGAGCAAGGAGCAGTGGTTCAAAGTCAACGTCGACATCCTGATGAACCGCATGAGGCACAACAACACTG ATGTCCATATCCTTCAGTGGAGGCATGGCTGTGAGATTGACAAACAGCCAGGCGGCACATTGAAATTCATGAAGGGCACTGACCAATACAGCTACGATGGTGATGACTTCCTGGCCTTTGACGATGCCAATATGCAGTGGGTGGCCCCAGTTGATCAAGCTCTGCCGACTAAGAGGAAGTGGGACGGGGTGCAGATCCTCAACCAGTACACCAAGGGCTACCTGGAGAAGGAGTGTGTGGACTGGCTGTCCAAATTCATGGAATATGGGGACAAAGAATTCAGTAAAGCTGACT CCCCTCCAAATATCTATGTTTTTGCTAATAAGGCCAAAACTGCAGGAAATGTCCGCCTGACCTGCATGGCGACAGGTTTCTATCCCAAAGATGTGATAATTAATTTTAAGAAGAATGGTATCCAACTGAACAAAAACGATGGAGTGCTGTCTACAGGAGCCCGACCCAATAATGATGACACCTACCAGATCAGGATGAGTGTGCAGATCCCAGAGGCAGACAAGCAAACTTATGAATGCTTTGTCAACCATATAACGTTGAACGAGTCAATTATGGAAAAATGGG ATGGAACATGCCGTGATTGTAGCCAATCCACAGTTGCTATCATTGCTATCATCATTGGTGGCGCTGCTGCCATTGGCATAATTATCGTGCTGTTTCGTTGGAAGAAGGGCAAAATAT GTGCTGGTAATACAGGAGCTCTACCACCTACTGGGATCCAGGCCCTTCTAAATG
- the LOC139391631 gene encoding class I histocompatibility antigen, F10 alpha chain-like isoform X3, whose protein sequence is MYTFILFVFYFSTECIVQSQSEIYSLNYIYTALSKPVELPGIHEFTAMGLMNNRQIDYYDSVDKKKIPKQDWMREKLPADYWEKGTQSRKSKEQWFKVNVDILMNRMRHNNTDVHILQWRHGCEIDKQPGGTLKFMKGTDQYSYDGDDFLAFDDANMQWVAPVDQALPTKRKWDGVQILNQYTKGYLEKECVDWLSKFMEYGDKEFSKADSPPNIYVFANKAKTAGNVRLTCMATGFYPKDVIINFKKNGIQLNKNDGVLSTGARPNNDDTYQIRMSVQIPEADKQTYECFVNHITLNESIMEKWDGTCRDCSQSTVAIIAIIIGGAAAIGIIIVLFRWKKGKICAGYTGALPPTGIQAPLNGTVDTISCVLPLAV, encoded by the exons ATGTATACGTTTatattatttgttttttatttctcGACGGAATGTATTGTTCAGAGCCAAAGCG AGATCTACTCGTTGAATTACATCTACACTGCCCTCTCAAAGCCAGTTGAATTGcctggtatccatgagttcactGCCATGGGCCTGATGAATAACAGACAAATCGATTACTATGACAGTGTGGATAAAAAGAAGATTCCCAAACAGGACTGGATGAGGGAGAAGCTGCCAGCAGACTACTGGGAAAAAGGCACTCAGTCACGCAAGAGCAAGGAGCAGTGGTTCAAAGTCAACGTCGACATCCTGATGAACCGCATGAGGCACAACAACACTG ATGTCCATATCCTTCAGTGGAGGCATGGCTGTGAGATTGACAAACAGCCAGGCGGCACATTGAAATTCATGAAGGGCACTGACCAATACAGCTACGATGGTGATGACTTCCTGGCCTTTGACGATGCCAATATGCAGTGGGTGGCCCCAGTTGATCAAGCTCTGCCGACTAAGAGGAAGTGGGACGGGGTGCAGATCCTCAACCAGTACACCAAGGGCTACCTGGAGAAGGAGTGTGTGGACTGGCTGTCCAAATTCATGGAATATGGGGACAAAGAATTCAGTAAAGCTGACT CCCCTCCAAATATCTATGTTTTTGCTAATAAGGCCAAAACTGCAGGAAATGTCCGCCTGACCTGCATGGCGACAGGTTTCTATCCCAAAGATGTGATAATTAATTTTAAGAAGAATGGTATCCAACTGAACAAAAACGATGGAGTGCTGTCTACAGGAGCCCGACCCAATAATGATGACACCTACCAGATCAGGATGAGTGTGCAGATCCCAGAGGCAGACAAGCAAACTTATGAATGCTTTGTCAACCATATAACGTTGAACGAGTCAATTATGGAAAAATGGG ATGGAACATGCCGTGATTGTAGCCAATCCACAGTTGCTATCATTGCTATCATCATTGGTGGCGCTGCTGCCATTGGCATAATTATCGTGCTGTTTCGTTGGAAGAAGGGCAAAATAT
- the LOC139392269 gene encoding LIM/homeobox protein Lhx9-like, with amino-acid sequence MMSPEDSSTLEGLLYGSLHGDEGEESANQGSRQLGEDHSKASSPATGLVEEPLVCAGCEGRVCDRFVLLAAGRAWHEACLRCSQCQCELQTHLTLYCRDGSIYCQQDYCRLFSVGRCARCSQPIPSSAMVMRSGDLTFHPECFSCQECDVTLMPGNLYSQHGQSLYCQSHYHDDSSAPPSHKLHLKQREGEGEESVSSPEPRLDDGVTGGRARRRTKRIRTCFRSEQLRAMESYFALKHNPDGKDWSCLSHRTGLPKRVLQVWFQNARAKLRRSLSADESQSNSPAPQRFDTMATASPSLVTSHQSFQTSTIDQLELSLLTAPLSDPPQSPADQSAGFKDSFFLDYNPQGAPRLSPLMTYDFGESRLGREGDSDSVLQPYY; translated from the exons ATGATGTCACCAGAGGACAGCAGCACCCTGGAGGGCTTATTGTATGGCAGCCTCCATGGTGACGAGGGGGAGGAGTCAGCGAACCAGGGGAGCAGACAATTAGGAGAGGATCATTCAAAAGCCAGT TCTCCAGCTACAGGCTTAGTAGAGGAGCCGTTGGTGTGTGCCGGCTGCGAGGGACGTGTTTGCGACCGCTTTGTCCTATTGGCTGCAGGGCGGGCGTGGCACGAGGCGTGTCTCCGTTGTAGCCAATGCCAGTGTGAGCTCCAGACGCACCTCACACTCTACTGCCGTGACGGAAGCATCTACTGTCAGCAGGACTACTGCAG GTTATTCAGTGTGGGACGATGTGCCCGCTGCTCCCAGCCAATCCCGTCGTCAGCAATGGTCATGAGGTCTGGTGATCTGACGTTTCACCCTGAATGCTTTTCCTGCCAG GAGTGTGATGTCACTTTGATGCCTGGAAACCTATACAGTCAACACGGGCAGAGCCTGTACTGTCAATCACATTACCATGATGACAGCAGTGCGCCACCCTCTCACAAGCTCCACCTCAAGCAGAGAGAAG gagaaggggaggagtctGTCAGCAGCCCTGAGCCACGACTGGACGATGGTGTTACAGGTGGCCGGGCCCGCAGGCGGACTAAGCGAATAAGAACATGTTTCCGCAGCGAACAGTTGAGAGCCATGGAGTCCTATTTTGCCCTGAAACACAACCCTGATGGCAAGGATTGGAGCTGTCTGTCTCACAGGACCGGTCTGCCCAAGAGAGTGCTTCAG gTGTGGTTCCAGAATGCAAGGGCCAAGCTGAGGCGTTCCCTCTCAGCCGACGAGTCGCAGAGCAACTCACCCGCCCCCCAGAGGTTCGACACCATGGCTACAGCCTCCCCGTCCCTAGTGACCTCCCACCAGTCCTTCCAGACCAGCACCATCGACCAACTGGAGCTCTCTCTGCTCACCGCCCCTCTCAGTGACCCGCCCCAAAGCCCCGCCGACCAATCAGCAGGCTTTAAAGACTCGTTCTTCCTGGACTACAATCCCCAGGGTGCACCAAGGCTCTCCCCTTTGATGACCTATGATTTTGGGGAGTCTAGATTGGGCAGAGAAGGCGATTCTGACTCGGTACTTCAACCATATTATTGA